From the genome of Edaphobacter dinghuensis, one region includes:
- a CDS encoding TonB-dependent receptor yields MFRSVCWIAVFSLVLLCGTSEITRAQETLTNASVTGRVLDPSGSVVAHASVKAVAAATNQAYTVETDGQGRFRLPYLPVGEYRIDVVASGFAENARTLQLTVGSAFDITFQLSVATASTNIQVTEEPPVIEENRSQIAQTVLQPEVNNLPYEGRNYLDLALLLPGVSPTNTASTQTLAETSEVAGQGYSVNSQRNFSNGFVVDGLSDNDDAAGVAGNVFSMDVVREFQVVTSGGQAEFGRALGGYFNLVTKSGSNQLHGTAYGFLRNQRLNADNALAGNKLPLTQGQYGASLSGPLRKNKTFLFGNFEEQRLNTEGIITVKPTDAAAINARLLAVGYGAPSLPVSTGLTTLYPTTLHTDTFFLRGDHRFSQKDQFNMRYSLYKLNSTNARGVGGLNETSNGTSVYDTNHTVAASNIATLSNRTFNETRMQFSYDNLTAPPNDQIGPAVTVSGVSVFGRSTSSPTARLNYLGEIVDNVVMQRGAHTFKTGVDFLYNDDTITYPQSLRGSYSFACIYDKASEAPAGYSGPFCANSLYSGRYNSQGYAQNFGNDTVQQNNPNLGFYAQDEWKATPSLTLNAGVRYDLEWLQTINTDMNNVSPRIGLAWTPFRNRGTVVRASYGLFYDRVPLRPLANALLSADNTTDPNNARFFSYSFSFGDPNAPVFPDVATTPPSSGTKPNYSTMQRDIQNPYSQQASLEVEQQLSQTSTLAMSYQHVRGLHLISSINTNINLDGTRPDPTRGNVKPYSSAFDSYYDGLAVSYLQRPVSWGSVRLSYTWSKAIDDVGEFFFSSPINNFDLRVDRGRSDDDQRHRVVFNAVVNSPTSEAHRFTDHLTHGWKLSGILQYYSRLPFNITTGANTKQATAQRPCTAAFNLGENGGLNPCTEALRGAVIGRNAGVGFDFFGLNTRLSRTFALTDGVKLEGMAEAFNALNHRNDMIPNGTWGSQPYPATPNATFGRATAVGDPRNIQLAARISF; encoded by the coding sequence ATGTTTCGATCTGTATGTTGGATTGCTGTATTTAGCCTTGTGCTGCTCTGTGGCACTTCCGAAATTACTCGTGCACAGGAGACGCTGACGAATGCGTCTGTAACGGGACGTGTACTGGACCCAAGCGGTTCCGTTGTGGCGCATGCAAGCGTTAAAGCTGTCGCAGCCGCAACAAACCAGGCATATACCGTTGAAACCGACGGGCAGGGAAGATTTCGTCTTCCATACCTGCCCGTAGGTGAATATCGTATCGATGTTGTCGCGAGTGGTTTTGCGGAAAATGCACGGACTCTCCAACTCACAGTTGGGTCCGCCTTCGATATTACGTTTCAACTCTCAGTAGCTACCGCTTCCACTAATATCCAGGTTACGGAAGAGCCTCCAGTCATCGAAGAGAATCGAAGTCAGATTGCTCAAACCGTACTTCAACCAGAGGTGAACAATCTTCCCTATGAAGGACGAAACTATCTTGATCTTGCACTCCTGCTTCCAGGTGTCTCTCCGACAAACACAGCCAGCACGCAGACATTGGCGGAGACTTCGGAGGTAGCAGGGCAGGGCTATTCCGTTAACAGTCAGCGTAATTTTTCAAATGGGTTTGTTGTAGATGGCCTTTCGGATAATGATGACGCGGCAGGCGTGGCTGGAAATGTCTTCAGCATGGATGTCGTCAGAGAGTTTCAGGTTGTAACCTCTGGAGGACAAGCGGAGTTTGGGCGGGCTCTCGGTGGCTACTTCAATCTCGTTACGAAAAGCGGAAGCAACCAGCTCCACGGCACAGCTTATGGATTTCTTCGGAATCAGAGGCTCAATGCTGATAATGCGCTCGCCGGAAATAAACTTCCTTTGACGCAGGGACAATATGGTGCAAGCCTGTCAGGGCCTTTACGTAAGAACAAAACATTTCTATTCGGCAATTTTGAAGAGCAGCGCCTCAATACAGAGGGAATCATTACCGTAAAGCCGACCGATGCCGCAGCCATAAATGCACGTCTGCTTGCTGTAGGGTATGGTGCGCCTTCGCTGCCGGTAAGCACAGGATTAACCACTCTCTATCCCACAACCTTGCACACCGATACGTTCTTTCTTCGCGGCGACCATCGCTTCAGTCAGAAAGATCAGTTCAACATGCGCTATAGCCTTTACAAGTTAAATAGTACAAATGCTCGCGGTGTAGGCGGTTTGAATGAAACCAGCAATGGCACTTCTGTTTACGACACTAACCACACTGTAGCTGCCAGTAATATTGCTACGCTCTCTAATCGCACCTTCAATGAAACGCGAATGCAGTTTAGCTATGACAATCTGACTGCACCTCCTAACGACCAGATTGGTCCGGCGGTCACGGTATCGGGTGTATCCGTCTTTGGTCGTTCCACATCTTCACCGACAGCTCGGCTCAATTATTTGGGAGAGATCGTAGACAACGTAGTGATGCAACGCGGAGCGCACACGTTCAAAACAGGAGTCGATTTTCTTTACAACGATGACACAATCACCTATCCGCAATCGCTCCGTGGTAGCTATAGCTTTGCCTGTATCTATGACAAAGCCTCGGAGGCGCCTGCCGGTTATAGTGGACCTTTCTGCGCCAACAGTCTCTACTCAGGAAGATACAACTCACAGGGATATGCCCAGAACTTCGGTAACGATACGGTTCAACAGAACAATCCTAATCTTGGCTTTTACGCTCAAGACGAATGGAAGGCGACTCCTTCATTGACTCTCAATGCTGGGGTGCGTTATGACCTTGAATGGCTTCAGACCATCAATACTGATATGAACAATGTGTCTCCTCGTATCGGTCTGGCGTGGACCCCTTTCCGGAATCGTGGAACGGTAGTTCGAGCAAGCTATGGCTTGTTCTATGACCGTGTACCTTTGCGCCCATTGGCAAATGCACTGCTTTCGGCTGACAATACCACCGACCCTAATAACGCTCGCTTTTTTAGCTATTCATTTTCGTTCGGAGATCCGAATGCACCTGTATTTCCTGATGTAGCGACTACGCCGCCTTCCTCCGGGACAAAGCCGAACTACTCTACGATGCAGCGCGACATTCAAAATCCTTATTCGCAACAAGCCAGCCTGGAAGTTGAACAGCAGCTCTCGCAAACAAGCACACTGGCGATGAGCTACCAACACGTTCGAGGATTGCATCTCATCAGCTCCATTAATACCAATATCAACTTGGACGGCACTCGTCCCGATCCGACGCGAGGCAATGTCAAGCCATACAGTTCGGCATTTGACTCTTATTACGATGGTCTGGCTGTGTCTTACCTGCAACGGCCCGTCTCCTGGGGATCGGTTCGCCTCTCGTATACATGGTCGAAGGCCATTGATGACGTAGGCGAGTTCTTCTTCAGCTCACCTATCAACAACTTCGATCTTCGTGTGGATCGCGGCCGCTCCGACGATGACCAACGACATCGCGTGGTCTTTAATGCGGTTGTGAACTCACCCACATCCGAGGCTCACCGCTTCACGGATCACCTGACCCACGGATGGAAGCTCAGCGGCATTCTCCAATATTATTCACGCCTTCCGTTCAACATCACAACGGGAGCAAACACGAAGCAAGCGACCGCTCAACGCCCTTGCACGGCTGCCTTTAACCTGGGAGAGAATGGCGGTCTAAATCCTTGCACTGAAGCGTTACGAGGTGCGGTGATTGGTCGTAATGCCGGCGTTGGGTTCGATTTCTTTGGGCTCAATACCCGCTTGAGCCGAACCTTTGCTCTCACGGACGGGGTGAAGCTAGAGGGGATGGCAGAAGCCTTCAACGCATTAAATCATCGCAATGACATGATTCCCAATGGCACATGGGGATCACAGCCTTATCCCGCAACGCCAAA